The genomic segment TCGTAATGCTCGAACGTAATCCCATCCACATCTCGCCCGCGTGATCGGTCACGTGCAATGCCCAAAAATGTTGCGATTCCACCGATCCGTTTCGATCGACTGCGTACCCGATCAAGCTCCAGATCGAGAGAGAAGTTCTCTCGCTGGATACGGGCGAACTGCCCCAGGTCTATCGGTTCCTGCCCTGATCCTCCGGCGAAGGGAGGTAACAGCGCAATCTCATCACCGTCATTGATGATCGTCTCTTCGTGCGCAACGTCCTGATTCACGGACACGAGCACCTTCCTTTTCTGAATCAGTTCCCCGATTGCGGGATGGCTAGCCACGATTGCGCCGACAAGATCCTTGACCTGCCGGCCATTCGCCACATTCAACGACAGGAACCCCTGATTTCCAGCCAGCATCTTCGTCATACCGAACAATTTCACCGTAATCATCGTCCCTAGCCCCTACCCTTAACCATTCTTGGTATACAACCCTGACTTCCCGCCCGATTTGGAAAGCAGACAGACCTCGCCAAAACTCATCCCACGATCCACAGCTTTGCACATATCGTAAATGGTCAACGCCGCGACCGACGCTGCCGTCATGGCTTCCATTTCGACCCCCGTTGGTCCTGTTGTCTTGGCAGTCGCTGTAATGGTGATGGAGCAGCGGCCTTCTGAACTCGGCTGAGACTCCTCCTTGAAAGAGATATCGACA from the Nitrospira sp. genome contains:
- the moaC gene encoding cyclic pyranopterin monophosphate synthase MoaC produces the protein MDEFTHFNESGRARMVDISAKGSTERLATAQAKVFLLPETLQKIQRGKIAKGDVLAVAQIAGVMGAKKTPDLIPMCHPILLTSVDISFKEESQPSSEGRCSITITATAKTTGPTGVEMEAMTAASVAALTIYDMCKAVDRGMSFGEVCLLSKSGGKSGLYTKNG